Proteins encoded in a region of the Gloeocapsa sp. PCC 7428 genome:
- a CDS encoding ParA family protein, producing the protein MITAIANQKGGVAKTTSTIALGGLLAQQSSCLAIDLDPQGNLTTGLGVEVSDNQLTTYEVITETAEILDAVVATKSGLSLLPADISLAKGETELLSKVGNFYILKERLEPVLDQFQHILIDCPPSLGLLTVNALAAADTLLIPVQCQFFALKGLEALLETVASVKKRLNPRLKILGVLPTMAEKNTVMTQDVINTLKQQLEGVKIFEPIPKSVKFAESNLAGEPIHLYSGEWKLVQPYRAVVKQIVAES; encoded by the coding sequence ATGATTACTGCGATCGCCAACCAAAAAGGAGGAGTCGCCAAGACTACCTCAACCATCGCCTTGGGAGGATTGCTGGCACAACAAAGCTCTTGTCTAGCCATAGATCTTGACCCCCAGGGGAACTTAACCACGGGGTTAGGCGTGGAAGTGTCAGACAACCAACTCACAACCTATGAAGTAATTACAGAGACTGCTGAGATTTTGGATGCAGTTGTAGCGACTAAATCTGGTTTAAGTCTACTGCCTGCTGATATCTCGTTAGCTAAGGGAGAAACGGAACTGCTGAGCAAGGTAGGCAACTTTTACATCCTTAAAGAAAGACTGGAGCCAGTTCTAGACCAATTTCAGCACATCCTGATTGATTGCCCACCAAGTCTGGGACTGCTAACTGTCAATGCTTTGGCTGCTGCCGATACGCTGCTGATTCCCGTCCAATGTCAGTTTTTTGCGCTCAAGGGACTGGAGGCATTGCTAGAAACGGTTGCGAGTGTTAAGAAGCGGCTGAATCCCCGCCTAAAAATTTTAGGTGTGTTGCCTACAATGGCAGAAAAAAACACGGTGATGACGCAGGATGTGATTAATACCTTGAAGCAACAATTAGAGGGAGTTAAGATCTTTGAGCCAATACCCAAGTCGGTGAAGTTTGCCGAGTCAAATTTAGCTGGAGAGCCAATTCACTTGTACAGCGGGGAGTGGAAACTGGTGCAACCGTATCGGGCAGTCGTTAAACAGATCGTAGCGGAGTCGTAG